One Terriglobales bacterium genomic region harbors:
- the infB gene encoding translation initiation factor IF-2 has translation MVDTSKIRINDLARELEVKSKAILDVLPKVGVTEKKTHSSSISVEEAEKVRQHFQGESDGHGGAARPARAKPDEFKPKIDLSHISKPGDVLKALQHKQQAAATPAAPRPTAMPPRPPEAPKPAIQTPAAKAPVAVPPPPKPAAPPEPAAAPPRLVKPVEAPVRPVYRVPEPPPVAEAEPQIEVPEISSEPVPELERPAASVSTPTVSVPSTAPPAAQAPHVHAAPPPPAQHKPPAEPTRRVIVPQTGPRPVYTAPPQAARPAANVPRPAPGRPVPGQPIFQRPRPAAPGSRPPLRPGERRPMHPTRSSPTGARPLGVGPGAAPPGAPSGRPPGRPAPSRRPGQRYVPRGVKEGPMKGFVPPPRLTISNEPLPITRQITITEGISVKDLAEKLGIRAKDLITRLLARGVFATVNQTLDANLAGDMARQFGADTNVITFEQQAAQDIVQAEAATGEEGGVGAVSRPPVVTIMGHVDHGKTTLLDSIRHANVAEGEAGGITQHIGAYKVTIADSNSPAFGRQIVFIDTPGHEAFTRMRARGAKVTDIVVLVVAADDGVMPQTLEAIDHAKAAEVPIVVAVNKIDKPDALPERVKKQLADRGLMPEDWGGTTVFVDVSAKQKKNLNLLMEMICLVADLQELKANPERTATGTVLEAKLDRGRGSVATVLVADGTLHTGDNFVVGNTFGKVRAMFDEHGQALEEAPPSTPVELLGLEGLPQAGDQFVVVADREKARGISDYREQKAREATLAKSSRVSLEGLAEQLKTAGMKELNVILKADVQGSVEVLGDLLTKQSTDKVKVKILHSGVGAITETDVLLASASNAIIIGFNVRPERKAAELAEQDKVDIRLHSIIYELQDEIRKAITGLLEPVIKETYQGRAEVRDTFRIPKVGTVAGCYVQDGIIKRDSEVRLLRDNVVVFKGKVSSLRRFKEDVSEVRNGLECGISIQNYGDVKVGDVIEAFATERVAAELTA, from the coding sequence ATGGTAGACACCTCTAAGATTCGAATCAACGATCTGGCCAGGGAACTGGAAGTCAAGAGCAAGGCGATTCTCGATGTTCTGCCGAAGGTTGGCGTCACCGAAAAGAAAACCCATTCCAGTTCCATCAGCGTCGAAGAAGCCGAAAAAGTGCGCCAGCACTTCCAGGGCGAAAGCGACGGCCACGGCGGCGCTGCGCGTCCTGCGCGCGCCAAGCCGGATGAATTCAAGCCCAAGATCGACCTTTCGCACATTTCCAAGCCTGGGGACGTACTAAAGGCACTGCAGCACAAGCAGCAGGCTGCGGCAACGCCCGCCGCGCCACGTCCGACCGCGATGCCGCCGCGTCCTCCAGAAGCGCCGAAGCCCGCGATTCAAACTCCGGCTGCCAAGGCGCCGGTCGCGGTTCCGCCTCCCCCCAAGCCAGCCGCGCCGCCCGAGCCCGCCGCTGCGCCCCCGCGCCTGGTCAAGCCCGTCGAGGCCCCGGTGCGCCCCGTGTATCGAGTTCCGGAGCCGCCGCCGGTTGCTGAAGCGGAGCCCCAGATCGAAGTCCCTGAAATCTCGTCCGAGCCCGTCCCTGAATTGGAAAGGCCTGCTGCATCCGTGTCCACACCCACTGTAAGCGTTCCTTCGACTGCGCCGCCTGCAGCACAGGCTCCGCACGTGCACGCCGCACCGCCGCCGCCCGCGCAGCACAAGCCGCCCGCTGAGCCAACACGCCGCGTCATTGTTCCGCAGACCGGTCCGCGTCCGGTCTATACCGCGCCGCCACAAGCCGCACGGCCCGCGGCCAACGTACCGCGCCCTGCTCCCGGCCGCCCGGTGCCCGGTCAACCGATTTTTCAGCGTCCCCGCCCAGCCGCGCCGGGCTCGCGTCCGCCGCTGCGTCCGGGCGAGCGACGCCCGATGCATCCCACGCGCTCCTCTCCAACGGGAGCACGTCCGCTCGGCGTCGGACCTGGCGCTGCGCCCCCGGGAGCGCCGTCCGGGCGTCCGCCCGGCCGTCCAGCGCCTTCGCGACGTCCCGGTCAGCGCTATGTTCCTCGTGGCGTGAAGGAAGGCCCGATGAAGGGCTTCGTTCCGCCGCCGCGGCTTACCATTTCCAATGAGCCGCTGCCGATCACGCGCCAGATCACCATCACCGAGGGCATCAGCGTCAAGGACCTGGCGGAGAAGCTCGGCATTCGCGCCAAGGACCTGATTACCCGGCTGCTGGCGCGCGGGGTGTTCGCCACCGTGAACCAGACTCTGGACGCCAACCTCGCCGGCGACATGGCCCGCCAGTTCGGCGCCGATACCAACGTCATCACCTTTGAGCAGCAGGCGGCTCAGGATATCGTTCAGGCCGAAGCCGCCACCGGCGAAGAAGGCGGAGTGGGCGCCGTGTCCCGTCCTCCCGTGGTCACCATCATGGGCCACGTCGATCACGGCAAGACCACGCTGCTGGATTCCATCCGCCACGCCAACGTCGCCGAAGGTGAAGCCGGCGGCATTACGCAGCACATCGGCGCCTACAAGGTCACCATCGCCGACAGCAACTCGCCCGCATTTGGCCGCCAGATCGTCTTCATCGACACTCCTGGCCACGAAGCATTTACCCGCATGCGCGCCCGCGGCGCCAAGGTTACTGACATCGTGGTGCTGGTGGTCGCCGCCGATGACGGCGTTATGCCGCAGACGCTGGAGGCCATCGATCACGCCAAAGCCGCCGAAGTTCCGATCGTTGTCGCCGTGAATAAAATCGACAAACCGGACGCGCTGCCCGAGCGCGTCAAGAAGCAACTCGCCGACCGCGGCCTGATGCCGGAAGATTGGGGCGGCACCACCGTGTTCGTCGACGTCTCCGCCAAGCAGAAGAAGAACCTGAACCTGCTCATGGAGATGATCTGCCTGGTTGCCGACCTGCAGGAACTGAAGGCCAACCCTGAGCGCACCGCGACCGGCACCGTTCTGGAAGCCAAGCTCGACCGCGGCCGCGGCAGCGTTGCCACCGTGCTGGTGGCGGATGGCACTTTGCACACCGGCGACAATTTCGTGGTGGGCAACACCTTCGGCAAAGTGCGCGCCATGTTCGACGAGCACGGCCAGGCGCTCGAAGAGGCCCCGCCTTCCACGCCGGTTGAACTGCTGGGACTGGAAGGCTTGCCGCAGGCGGGCGACCAGTTTGTGGTCGTTGCCGACCGCGAAAAAGCGCGCGGCATCTCCGATTACCGCGAGCAGAAGGCGCGTGAAGCGACGCTGGCGAAGAGCTCGCGGGTTTCGCTGGAGGGCCTCGCCGAACAGCTCAAGACTGCAGGCATGAAGGAACTGAACGTCATCCTCAAGGCGGACGTCCAGGGCTCCGTCGAAGTGCTGGGCGACCTTCTGACCAAGCAGTCGACCGACAAGGTCAAGGTCAAGATTCTGCACAGTGGCGTCGGCGCCATCACCGAAACCGACGTGCTGCTGGCCTCCGCGTCGAATGCCATCATCATCGGCTTCAACGTCCGGCCGGAGCGAAAGGCGGCCGAACTGGCCGAGCAGGACAAGGTGGACATCCGCCTGCACTCCATCATTTACGAACTGCAGGACGAGATCCGCAAGGCGATCACCGGATTACTGGAGCCGGTCATCAAGGAGACCTACCAGGG